Proteins encoded by one window of uncultured Celeribacter sp.:
- a CDS encoding methyl-accepting chemotaxis protein, whose product MLRATLSKLSVRIYLIVLVSMIMILSLSQFMLSIAYKNALEMREQHLSDVVDTVVSNLTLLETGVQKGDLSREEAYSLARERIMTSSYDEAGYFFAFDRSNRMIAHPTKPEWIGQDMSDYSDTRDTNIFVAMSDLIKEQGRGKITYFFPKPDGDGDEEKISYVAEFEPWGWIVGTGSYLSDIEAQTAKMRNIGYAVEFFTLIFLLGTSTLLARSVTNPLNMLRHRMSKMSDGDTTSPVPMTQSQSEIGEMARVLEVFRTALVEREELAQQQAIKDAELLKEREANAERERETERREAQAAEQRRQEQEAARLEKEKERALAEKERERNRQEQQRVVDTLATGLGAMSRGDLTVRIDEEFPDSYEKLRNDFNNAVTKVAHLASAIAEGAVTIINETENLNSASLDLSRRTETQAASLEETAAAITELAASVENSAKSAKTAAETVGQTKERSTVGRDVVHRTVKAMNDIAESSTQISKITSVIDDIAFQTNLLALNAGVEAARAGESGRGFAVVASEVRALAQRSSEAANEIAQLIETSGRQVDEGVQLVNASGSALTEIESLVTNLDTLVKMIATSASEQSVGLSEITTAVSQLDQVTQHNAAMFEETTAALQALKAQATSLERDSAQLKTSKDGDDLRLAS is encoded by the coding sequence ATGCTTCGCGCAACACTCTCCAAACTTTCCGTTCGGATTTACCTTATCGTTCTGGTCTCCATGATCATGATCCTCTCTCTGTCACAGTTCATGCTGTCGATCGCTTATAAAAATGCACTCGAAATGCGTGAACAACACCTGAGCGATGTGGTCGATACCGTCGTTTCGAATCTGACATTGCTCGAAACCGGTGTCCAAAAAGGCGACTTGTCGCGTGAAGAAGCCTATTCGCTCGCACGAGAGCGGATCATGACCTCCTCCTATGACGAGGCCGGTTATTTCTTTGCCTTCGACCGCAGCAATCGCATGATCGCGCACCCGACAAAACCCGAATGGATCGGCCAGGATATGTCCGACTACTCCGACACGCGGGACACCAATATCTTTGTGGCGATGTCGGATCTCATCAAAGAGCAGGGGCGTGGCAAAATCACCTATTTTTTCCCGAAACCCGATGGTGATGGCGACGAAGAGAAAATCAGCTATGTCGCGGAATTCGAGCCGTGGGGCTGGATTGTCGGAACCGGATCGTATCTCTCCGACATCGAGGCGCAGACAGCAAAAATGCGCAACATAGGCTACGCCGTGGAATTTTTTACCCTGATCTTCCTTCTTGGCACATCCACTCTTCTTGCGCGCAGCGTCACCAATCCACTGAACATGTTGCGACACCGTATGTCCAAAATGTCGGATGGAGACACCACATCGCCGGTCCCCATGACCCAAAGCCAAAGTGAAATCGGTGAAATGGCGCGTGTCTTGGAAGTGTTCCGAACAGCTCTGGTGGAACGCGAAGAACTCGCGCAACAACAAGCGATCAAAGATGCTGAATTGCTCAAGGAACGCGAAGCAAATGCCGAACGCGAGCGGGAAACGGAACGTCGCGAAGCTCAGGCTGCCGAGCAGCGCCGTCAGGAGCAAGAGGCTGCACGCCTTGAAAAGGAAAAAGAACGTGCCCTCGCGGAAAAAGAACGGGAACGCAATCGGCAAGAACAACAACGCGTTGTCGACACGCTCGCCACAGGGCTTGGCGCCATGTCTCGCGGCGATTTGACAGTCCGCATCGACGAAGAATTCCCAGACTCTTACGAAAAACTGCGCAATGACTTCAATAATGCGGTGACAAAGGTCGCACATCTGGCCTCCGCCATTGCGGAAGGCGCGGTGACGATCATCAATGAAACAGAGAACCTCAACAGCGCGTCACTTGACCTGAGCCGTCGCACAGAAACTCAGGCCGCCTCTCTCGAAGAGACAGCCGCAGCCATCACGGAATTGGCTGCTTCGGTCGAAAACTCCGCCAAAAGCGCCAAGACTGCGGCCGAAACCGTTGGCCAGACCAAGGAACGCTCCACTGTCGGGCGCGATGTTGTGCACCGCACAGTCAAAGCGATGAATGACATTGCCGAAAGCTCGACCCAGATCTCCAAGATCACGAGCGTGATCGACGACATCGCCTTCCAGACCAACCTTCTGGCGCTGAACGCAGGTGTGGAAGCCGCGCGGGCGGGCGAATCCGGACGCGGTTTTGCCGTCGTGGCTTCCGAGGTTCGCGCCTTGGCACAGCGCAGCTCGGAAGCCGCCAACGAAATCGCCCAACTGATTGAAACCTCTGGCCGTCAGGTCGATGAAGGCGTACAGCTCGTCAACGCTTCAGGTAGTGCGCTCACGGAAATTGAATCTCTGGTTACGAATTTGGACACCTTGGTGAAAATGATCGCAACGTCCGCTTCAGAACAATCCGTAGGCCTGTCTGAAATCACCACAGCCGTCAGCCAACTCGACCAAGTGACACAACACAATGCCGCCATGTTCGAGGAAACGACAGCCGCGTTGCAGGCATTGAAAGCACAGGCGACATCCCTTGAACGAGACAGCGCCCAGCTCAAAACCTCAAAAGACGGCGACGACCTCCGCCTCGCGTCCTGA
- a CDS encoding SprT family zinc-dependent metalloprotease: MGDIILEGNPPVGVTLRRSSRAKRLSLRVSRLDGRVTLSMPARLPEREALAFLREKEAWIRKHLGTRAPERSAVFGAYLPVLGQDVEIVPGQGRRAVLKNGRLEVPGEPARVAAKVKAFLKLEAQMRLREASDRYAALLKTDYGRITLRDPRSRWGSCTSAGNLMYSWRLVMAPVAVLNYVAAHEVAHRLEMNHSERFWAHVARVCPDHAAHRRWLHTEGETLHAWRFETD, from the coding sequence ATGGGCGACATTATTCTAGAGGGAAATCCGCCGGTGGGGGTGACTTTGCGGCGATCGAGCCGGGCCAAGCGGCTGTCCTTACGGGTGTCACGTCTCGACGGGCGGGTGACACTGTCGATGCCCGCGCGCTTGCCTGAGCGCGAAGCCCTGGCATTTCTGCGCGAAAAGGAAGCGTGGATTCGCAAACATCTCGGCACGCGGGCGCCGGAGCGAAGTGCGGTTTTCGGTGCATACTTGCCCGTTCTTGGACAGGACGTTGAGATCGTGCCGGGACAGGGACGTCGTGCGGTGTTGAAAAATGGACGCCTTGAGGTGCCCGGTGAACCCGCGCGTGTTGCCGCAAAGGTCAAAGCCTTTCTCAAACTCGAAGCCCAGATGCGGCTGCGAGAGGCGTCCGATCGCTATGCGGCCTTGCTGAAAACCGATTACGGCCGGATCACCCTGCGCGATCCGCGCTCGCGCTGGGGGTCCTGCACCTCGGCGGGCAATCTCATGTATTCCTGGCGCCTGGTGATGGCACCTGTGGCGGTGCTCAACTATGTCGCCGCGCATGAGGTGGCGCATCGGTTGGAGATGAACCATTCGGAGCGCTTCTGGGCTCATGTCGCGCGGGTGTGCCCCGATCACGCCGCCCATCGCCGCTGGTTGCATACCGAGGGTGAAACCCTTCACGCGTGGCGGTTCGAGACGGATTGA
- a CDS encoding LysR family transcriptional regulator produces MTDHKRQRYKWSLKAMRTFEVCARRGSFSAAAEELRITQGAVSKQIKGLEDNLGLALFHRQGNRIKLSIEGAELAAHLFEMFEDLDRLVQMLSPNHATTPLIVSCEPTICLKLLIPLVPQIEEATGIQLKILSGGGAVDFHRHGIDLAIRRNDFELESDLHIETIAEEFVGPVMNLDRSFGTGADPRNHTRIRSSSRPDSWLTWNDQTKKDTLTRDVEHQHHFLALEAAENGQGIAMMSLYMVARNMENSKLTAPFGFVPDGSKYICISTRPIDGDPRKRALVDWLKQKFHDYKSYYVTAPSAQNDR; encoded by the coding sequence ATGACGGATCATAAGCGCCAAAGATACAAATGGAGCCTGAAAGCCATGCGCACGTTTGAGGTCTGTGCAAGGCGCGGAAGTTTTTCAGCAGCGGCAGAAGAGCTCAGGATCACCCAAGGCGCCGTCAGCAAACAGATCAAGGGGCTCGAAGACAACCTCGGTCTGGCGCTTTTCCACCGTCAGGGCAATCGTATCAAACTCTCCATCGAGGGGGCTGAACTTGCGGCCCATCTTTTCGAGATGTTCGAGGATTTGGATCGTTTGGTGCAAATGCTGAGCCCAAATCACGCAACGACCCCGCTCATTGTCTCCTGCGAACCGACAATTTGCCTGAAACTCTTGATCCCGCTCGTACCTCAGATCGAAGAGGCCACCGGCATACAACTTAAAATTCTATCGGGTGGCGGGGCCGTTGATTTTCACCGGCACGGGATCGACCTTGCAATACGGAGAAACGATTTCGAGTTGGAGTCAGATCTTCACATCGAAACCATCGCCGAAGAGTTCGTGGGGCCTGTCATGAACCTGGATCGCTCCTTTGGGACAGGCGCCGATCCGAGGAACCACACCCGTATTCGATCTTCGAGCCGCCCGGATTCCTGGCTAACATGGAACGATCAAACCAAGAAAGACACACTCACGCGTGACGTCGAGCACCAACACCATTTCCTTGCTCTGGAAGCCGCTGAAAACGGCCAGGGCATCGCGATGATGTCGCTCTATATGGTGGCCCGGAACATGGAAAATTCCAAATTGACAGCGCCTTTCGGGTTTGTGCCCGATGGCTCAAAATACATATGCATTTCAACCCGACCAATAGACGGCGATCCGCGCAAGCGCGCGCTTGTCGATTGGCTCAAGCAGAAGTTTCACGACTACAAAAGTTACTACGTCACCGCCCCATCTGCACAGAACGACAGGTGA
- the thrH gene encoding bifunctional phosphoserine phosphatase/homoserine phosphotransferase ThrH encodes MTKPVALVDLEGVLFPEMWPFIAAAIGDRNLEITTREVSDYPSLMAQRLELLRTNDVRLSDVEDIVSGMSCLPGALNFIDALKSFAEVTIVTDSFSPMNTHALEALSVSRVFTNHFAADFQGFATECFYWHRGQGKARVYDFISQSATPTLAIGDGLNDLDMLHRADLGVLYNPSDITLKAAGDVTVLRDLKEVLKSFSECVTTHAPKQQTKTIR; translated from the coding sequence ATGACAAAACCTGTTGCCCTTGTTGATCTGGAAGGTGTTCTCTTTCCCGAAATGTGGCCGTTCATTGCCGCCGCGATTGGCGATCGAAACCTTGAAATCACGACACGAGAGGTCTCCGACTATCCGAGCTTAATGGCGCAAAGACTGGAGTTGCTCCGCACCAACGATGTGCGGCTTTCGGATGTCGAAGACATCGTGTCCGGGATGTCATGTCTGCCGGGCGCGCTCAATTTCATCGACGCGCTCAAATCCTTCGCCGAGGTCACCATTGTGACCGATTCATTCTCTCCGATGAACACCCACGCTCTCGAAGCCCTTTCCGTAAGCCGGGTTTTCACCAACCATTTTGCCGCCGATTTCCAGGGCTTTGCGACCGAGTGTTTTTATTGGCACAGGGGACAAGGCAAGGCCCGTGTTTATGACTTCATCTCTCAAAGCGCCACGCCAACCCTGGCGATCGGTGACGGTCTCAACGATTTGGACATGCTACATCGGGCGGACCTCGGAGTTTTGTATAATCCGTCGGACATCACTTTGAAGGCAGCCGGTGACGTGACCGTTCTTCGAGACCTGAAAGAGGTCCTCAAGAGCTTTTCTGAATGCGTTACGACACACGCCCCTAAACAGCAAACCAAAACGATCCGATGA
- the acs gene encoding acetate--CoA ligase: MSEDMTKMTAPSEAFASSAHINAETYETMYQRSVEDPVSFWAEQGKVLDWMEPYTQVKKTCFDFGRVDIKWYSDGVLNVSANCIDRHLAKKSLQTAIIFEPDDPNEPAQHITYKELSDKVNRMANVLLSQGVMRGDRVVIYLPMIPEAAYAMLACARIGAIHSIVFAGFSPDALANRINDCGAKLVITSDTAPRGGRRTPLKANTDAALLHCSDKVRCLVVKHTGDQISWVQGRDVDVKYLMEHASPDCPPRPMNAEDPLFILYTSGSTGKPKGVVHSSGGYLAYAALTHKYVFDYHDGDVFWCTADVGWVTGHSYIVYGPLANGATTVMFEGVPTYPDAGRFWAVCEKHKVNQFYTAPTALRSLMGQGNEWVEKYDLSDLKVLGTVGEPINPEAWNWYNEVVGKGNCPIVDTWWQTETGGHLLTPLPGAIATKPGSATKPFFGVQPVILDATTGEELTDTETEGVLCLKDSWPGQMRTVWGDHERFQETYFQQYKGYYFSGDGCRRDADGYYWITGRVDDVINVSGHRMGTAEVESALVAHAKVAEAAVVGMPHELKGQGIYAYVTLMNDVEPSDELRIELEKWVRTEIGPIAKPDFIQWAPGLPKTRSGKIMRRILRKIAENDTGSLGDTSTLAEPAVVEELIANSLYQKSA; the protein is encoded by the coding sequence ATGTCGGAAGACATGACCAAGATGACCGCACCTTCTGAGGCTTTTGCCTCGAGTGCGCATATTAATGCAGAAACTTACGAAACCATGTATCAGCGTTCCGTCGAAGACCCGGTATCTTTCTGGGCGGAGCAGGGCAAGGTTCTCGACTGGATGGAGCCCTACACGCAGGTCAAAAAGACCTGTTTCGATTTCGGCCGCGTCGATATCAAGTGGTATTCCGACGGCGTCTTGAACGTTTCCGCCAACTGCATCGACCGCCATCTCGCCAAGAAATCCCTGCAAACCGCGATCATTTTCGAGCCGGACGATCCCAACGAGCCCGCCCAGCACATCACCTATAAGGAGCTCTCCGACAAGGTGAACCGCATGGCCAACGTGCTCCTAAGCCAAGGCGTCATGCGCGGCGACCGGGTCGTGATCTACCTGCCGATGATCCCCGAGGCCGCCTACGCGATGCTCGCCTGCGCCCGGATCGGCGCGATCCATTCCATTGTTTTCGCTGGATTTTCCCCGGACGCGCTGGCGAACCGCATCAACGACTGCGGCGCCAAGCTGGTCATCACATCCGACACCGCGCCGCGCGGCGGCCGTCGCACGCCTTTGAAGGCCAACACCGACGCCGCCCTCCTGCACTGTTCCGACAAAGTCCGCTGCCTCGTCGTCAAACACACCGGCGATCAGATTTCCTGGGTTCAGGGCCGCGATGTCGACGTCAAATACCTGATGGAACACGCCAGCCCCGATTGCCCGCCGCGGCCTATGAATGCCGAAGATCCGCTCTTCATCCTCTACACCTCGGGCTCCACGGGCAAACCGAAAGGCGTCGTGCACAGCTCCGGCGGCTACCTCGCCTATGCCGCGCTGACCCATAAATACGTCTTCGACTACCACGACGGCGACGTCTTCTGGTGCACCGCCGATGTCGGCTGGGTCACCGGGCACAGCTACATCGTCTACGGTCCGCTGGCCAACGGCGCCACCACCGTGATGTTCGAAGGCGTGCCGACCTACCCCGACGCGGGCCGGTTCTGGGCCGTTTGCGAAAAGCACAAGGTCAACCAATTCTACACCGCCCCCACCGCGCTTCGGTCCCTCATGGGTCAGGGCAACGAATGGGTTGAAAAATATGACCTTTCCGACCTGAAAGTGCTTGGCACCGTGGGCGAACCGATCAACCCGGAGGCCTGGAACTGGTACAATGAGGTGGTCGGCAAAGGCAATTGCCCCATCGTCGACACCTGGTGGCAGACCGAGACCGGCGGCCATCTTTTGACGCCGCTGCCGGGCGCGATTGCGACCAAACCGGGCTCCGCGACGAAACCCTTCTTCGGCGTGCAGCCGGTGATTTTGGACGCCACCACCGGCGAGGAACTGACCGACACCGAAACCGAAGGCGTGCTCTGCCTCAAGGACAGCTGGCCCGGCCAGATGCGCACCGTCTGGGGCGATCACGAGCGCTTTCAGGAGACCTATTTCCAGCAATACAAAGGCTATTACTTCTCCGGCGACGGCTGCCGCCGCGATGCGGATGGCTACTACTGGATCACCGGCCGCGTCGACGATGTGATCAACGTCTCCGGCCACCGCATGGGCACGGCCGAGGTCGAAAGCGCGCTGGTCGCCCACGCCAAAGTCGCCGAAGCGGCGGTCGTCGGCATGCCGCATGAGCTCAAGGGCCAAGGCATCTACGCCTATGTGACGCTGATGAACGACGTCGAACCCTCGGACGAGCTGCGCATCGAGTTGGAGAAATGGGTCCGCACGGAGATCGGCCCGATCGCCAAACCGGACTTCATCCAATGGGCCCCGGGCCTGCCCAAGACCCGCTCCGGCAAAATCATGCGCCGCATCCTGCGCAAGATCGCCGAGAACGACACCGGGTCTTTGGGCGACACATCCACGCTGGCTGAGCCTGCTGTGGTCGAGGAGTTGATCGCGAATTCGCTGTACCAAAAATCTGCGTGA
- a CDS encoding DUF4212 domain-containing protein, with the protein MAENSENNAYWSANKRIIGISLVIWFICSFGFGILLRPMLASIKIGGTDLGFWFAQQGSILVFLVLIFTYAAKMNKLDKQHGVDE; encoded by the coding sequence ATGGCGGAAAATTCAGAAAACAATGCCTATTGGTCAGCGAACAAGCGGATCATCGGCATCTCATTGGTGATTTGGTTCATCTGTTCTTTCGGCTTCGGCATTCTGCTGCGCCCGATGCTTGCGAGCATCAAGATCGGCGGCACGGATCTCGGCTTCTGGTTCGCCCAGCAAGGCTCGATCCTCGTGTTCCTCGTGCTCATTTTCACCTACGCGGCGAAAATGAACAAACTCGACAAGCAACATGGCGTGGACGAATAA
- a CDS encoding 2OG-Fe dioxygenase family protein: protein MESFRDSWNTLEVDQHMADGGTYRKRRHGTFSASRAGGGIAREAHQPHYQTTTFNDLNGGIQRHFAPLEDHVADGKVLNGILRFASRSFGMLSPMYDWHIETHQFRINALSTGGKPTPEGVHRDGVDYVLMVLIARHNVVNGTTRVLDADRNEVAQFTLTKPFEAVMVNDLRVAHGVSAILPASAEGEAYRDMLVVTFKRK from the coding sequence TTGGAGAGCTTTCGCGACAGTTGGAACACTCTGGAAGTCGACCAGCACATGGCCGACGGCGGCACGTATCGCAAGCGGCGGCACGGCACGTTTTCCGCCAGTCGTGCGGGCGGCGGTATCGCACGAGAAGCCCATCAACCCCACTACCAGACCACAACCTTCAACGATCTGAATGGCGGCATTCAGCGACATTTTGCGCCGCTGGAGGATCATGTCGCCGATGGCAAGGTGCTCAACGGCATTCTGCGCTTTGCGTCGCGCAGTTTTGGCATGCTCTCGCCCATGTATGACTGGCATATCGAGACCCATCAATTTCGCATCAATGCCCTCTCCACCGGCGGCAAACCAACGCCGGAAGGCGTTCACCGCGACGGTGTGGACTACGTGCTCATGGTGCTGATCGCGCGGCACAATGTGGTCAATGGCACCACGCGCGTCCTCGATGCGGATCGAAACGAAGTGGCCCAGTTCACTCTAACCAAGCCCTTTGAGGCCGTCATGGTGAACGATTTGCGCGTCGCCCATGGTGTCTCGGCCATTTTGCCGGCCTCGGCCGAGGGCGAGGCCTATCGTGACATGTTGGTCGTGACCTTCAAACGCAAATAA
- a CDS encoding TIGR02300 family protein, whose translation MPKEEWGVKRVCPTTGKRFYDLNRDPIVSPYTGETVTFDVNNKSRVAITEKEQAKPAEELDDEDDLLVDDDADIDLDDDLLDDDEDDDNVSLDEIADVAADDED comes from the coding sequence ATGCCCAAAGAGGAATGGGGCGTAAAACGCGTCTGCCCCACCACCGGCAAACGGTTCTATGATTTGAACCGCGATCCGATCGTGTCTCCCTACACTGGTGAGACCGTGACCTTTGACGTGAACAACAAGTCCCGCGTTGCCATCACTGAAAAAGAACAAGCGAAACCCGCAGAAGAGCTCGACGACGAGGACGATCTGCTCGTCGATGATGATGCCGACATCGATCTCGATGACGATCTGCTGGACGATGACGAGGATGACGATAACGTCTCTCTCGACGAGATTGCCGACGTCGCAGCGGACGACGAGGACTGA
- a CDS encoding acyl-CoA thioesterase produces MARYLEMTEMMTPDMANFSGKVHGGALLRLLDLVAFSCASRYSGQYAVTLSVDQVMFKEPIHVGELLHCRATVNYVGRSSMEIGIRVEAENIRTRHVRHTNSCYFTMVAVDDNGKTVEVPRFTPETTVDQNRWRAAEIRKELRKEHAKRLEEASKGDA; encoded by the coding sequence ATGGCACGCTATCTTGAGATGACCGAAATGATGACGCCGGATATGGCAAATTTTTCCGGCAAGGTGCACGGTGGCGCCTTATTGCGTCTTTTGGACCTCGTGGCCTTCTCCTGTGCCTCCCGCTATTCGGGACAATATGCGGTCACGCTGTCGGTTGATCAGGTGATGTTCAAAGAGCCGATCCATGTCGGCGAATTGCTCCATTGCCGTGCCACAGTGAATTATGTCGGGCGCAGTTCGATGGAGATCGGCATTCGTGTCGAGGCGGAAAACATCCGCACCCGGCATGTGCGCCACACGAATTCCTGCTATTTCACCATGGTGGCCGTTGACGACAACGGAAAAACCGTTGAGGTGCCTCGATTTACACCCGAGACGACCGTGGACCAGAACCGCTGGCGTGCCGCTGAAATCCGCAAGGAATTGCGCAAAGAGCATGCCAAACGTCTTGAAGAAGCCTCTAAGGGCGATGCGTGA
- a CDS encoding LysE family translocator, which yields MDITQAWVIATITWLAVISPGADFAVVSRNSSLFGHGAGLASSVGIASGCFVHIAYAILGLALISQYVPEFFQYVRIIGAGYLLYLGVTMMRSKAGHISATPGGDHRFTNWRYFRMGLLTNSLNPKTSLFVISLYSQVIGPETSLEMKLLWGVFISASHFLWFGSVSMFMSAPAIRARILSNQRVFNGAIGFVLLLLGSVLLLKNDLGV from the coding sequence GTGGACATAACCCAAGCCTGGGTGATTGCGACCATTACATGGCTTGCCGTCATCAGTCCGGGGGCTGACTTTGCCGTCGTCTCCAGAAACTCTTCGCTCTTTGGTCATGGTGCCGGACTGGCCTCTTCGGTCGGGATTGCCTCCGGGTGCTTTGTCCACATCGCCTATGCGATTTTGGGTCTGGCCCTGATTTCGCAATATGTGCCTGAATTCTTTCAATACGTGCGGATCATCGGCGCGGGTTACCTGCTTTACCTTGGCGTGACCATGATGCGCTCCAAGGCGGGTCATATCAGCGCAACTCCCGGAGGAGATCATCGGTTCACCAACTGGCGATATTTCAGGATGGGGCTACTCACCAATAGCCTCAACCCTAAAACATCCTTATTTGTCATAAGCCTCTACAGTCAGGTGATCGGCCCGGAAACCTCTCTGGAGATGAAATTGCTCTGGGGTGTTTTCATCTCGGCCTCGCATTTCCTGTGGTTCGGCTCTGTCTCCATGTTCATGTCCGCCCCCGCTATTCGCGCCCGTATCTTGAGCAACCAGCGCGTTTTTAATGGGGCCATCGGGTTTGTATTGCTGCTGCTCGGGTCCGTCCTGCTCCTGAAAAATGATCTGGGAGTTTGA
- a CDS encoding GntR family transcriptional regulator yields the protein MITPTIRTSETPTAAHDRVYRALRTRIMHGEFLPGQALTLRGIGKMFDVSMTPSREAVRRLVADGGLNLSASGRVSTPELSNERLEELASIRALIEPELASRALPRAHMALIERLQTINGTIAEMVAKHDDVGYIRANLEFHRTLYLRAQAPAMLALTETVWLQLGPTMRALYARLNRTEVPHNHRLIVAALRAGDEPGLRLAVRSDVTQGLRMLAV from the coding sequence ATGATTACACCCACGATCCGCACATCTGAAACGCCAACAGCCGCTCATGACCGCGTTTACCGCGCCTTGCGCACGCGGATCATGCATGGGGAATTCCTGCCGGGGCAGGCGCTGACCCTTCGGGGCATCGGCAAGATGTTCGATGTCTCGATGACACCCTCGCGCGAAGCCGTGCGGCGTCTGGTGGCGGACGGAGGGCTGAACCTTTCGGCCTCGGGGCGGGTGAGCACACCGGAGTTGTCGAACGAGCGCTTGGAAGAGCTGGCCTCGATCCGCGCGCTGATTGAGCCGGAACTCGCCTCTCGTGCGCTTCCTCGCGCCCATATGGCGCTGATCGAACGGTTGCAGACGATCAATGGCACGATTGCCGAGATGGTCGCGAAACATGACGATGTGGGTTACATCCGCGCCAATCTCGAATTCCACCGCACGCTTTATTTGCGCGCGCAGGCGCCTGCGATGTTGGCGCTGACGGAAACCGTCTGGCTTCAGCTCGGGCCAACGATGCGGGCGCTTTATGCGCGCCTCAACCGCACCGAAGTGCCTCACAATCACCGTCTGATCGTCGCCGCGCTGCGGGCCGGAGATGAGCCAGGGCTCAGGCTTGCGGTGCGTTCGGATGTGACGCAAGGGCTTCGCATGCTGGCCGTCTGA